The sequence tgagcccctggctatctgtaaaggaTGGTTGAGTGTTGGATtgggccctggctatctgtaaaggatgtctgagtgttggattgggcccctggctatctgtacatgtattttagtatattttagcaattacatgtaCTTTTAATACTgaaatatatttaaaaccaaatactgttAGACTTTTACAAGTATTTTACTCAGTGagtttcacttttacttgagtcatttcctATTAAGTAAGGTatgtttacttttactcaagtatgaagaCAACGTGTTCCACCACTGGCGAGAAGACCGTTAGACCCCACTGGCGAGAAGACCGTTAGACCCCACTGGCGAGAAGACCGTTAGACCCCACTGGCGAGAAGACCGTTATACCCCACTGGCGAGAAGACCGTTAGACCCCACTGGCGAGAAGACCGTTAGACCCCACTGGCGAGAAGACCGTTAGACCCCACTGGCGAGAAGACCGTTAGACCCCACTGGCGAGAAGACCGTTAGACCCCACTGGCGAGAAGACCGTTATACCCCACTGGCGAGAAGGCCGTTAGACCCCACTGGCGAGAAGACCGTTAGACCCCACTGGCGAGAAGACCGTTAGACCCCACTGGCGAGAAGACCGTTAGACCCCACTGGCGAGAAGACCGTTATACCCCACTGGCGAGAAGACCGTTATACCCCACTGGCGAGAAGACCGTTAGACCCCACTGGCGAGAAGACCGTTAGACCCCACTGGCGAGAAGACCGTTAGACCCCATGATGTGTTTCTACATATGAGCTTAGCTAGCCACTATTGCCATGACATCTCCTATGAGTGTTATCAGGGATTTCTATAGGAGAGGCCGTGTCTGCCTATCTTCATCATGTGCTTTCTGTGGTTATAGCTTTGACTGTATGCTGAATGTGAATTCAGAGCAATTTTGAGGCTAGCTGCACTACACACATCATTTTACCAGGTTTCTGTGAAGCAATTGTAATGACAGTCTGACACAAAATACCCAAGAGTTTCCTGCTTTGCAAGGGGTAGTCTGTGTTTATTTTATTGTTCATTAGAAACACAGATTGAGATCATTCTGAGGGGATTTAGCCAGTGGTTGAAAGGGGATTTGGGCTTCCTGGGAAAATGTCAGACGTTGCTAAAGTAACCAAGGGGGGCGGGGCTTAGCGAAGCCCTCTTGGGATCCTTTCGTACCACTCCACCTATTCTTATTCTACTGGTGTATTTGAAGTAATTTTGCTCTCTGTTGGTACATTTGAACTCAGATAGCCATGGACTATTTATTTACAGCTATTATAAAAGCATTGGACAGAAAATAATGGAAAAAATAAGAGCATTATTGACAATGTTTGAAACATTTATTATATTTAAAAAGACACTTTTTCAACATCAAATGTAATTCTGTAACACACAGACTGTGGTTTCAAAATAAATATAACTTAAATACTGAAAGGCATTGATTTCACAGTTCTGTAAAATCATAAAATTATATTTATGATAATACAAATTATTATACAGGGGAATATTATATACAACTTTCTGTAGTTTGTATAAAATAGCTGTCAAAATCAGTATCATAAGAAATGTGTCAACTTGTGGTCGTATACCAGCCAGTGGTGAACAATTTGTTCAATACAAAACTCCCTTAGGGagaaaaaatacattttctgTAGGACCATCATGAGAACAGATGATTCTGTATACTCAACGTAGCACCTCTCTCCCAGTCAGACGATTCAAGGCTATCTAACCTACTACATTACAATACTGAGGAACTGTGATCCAGGTGTGACCAGCAGATCTTCTTTGAAAACAGAGCCAGCCTGTTCCGACTGTTGTTCCTGCTTTTGTTCCTGCAGTTGTTCCTGCTGTTGTTCCTGCTGTTGTTCCTGCTGTTGTTCCTGCTGTTGTTCCTGCAGTTGTTCCTGCTGTTGTTCCTGTTGTTGTTCCTGCTGTTTTTCCTGCTGTTGTTCCTGCAGTTCTTCCTGCTGTTGTTCCTGCTGTTATTCCTGCTGTTGTTCCTGCTGTTATTCCTGCTGTTGTTCCTGCTGTTGTTCCTGCTGTTATTCCTGCTGTTGTTCCTGCTGTTATTGTTGTTGGTCTCTATATCAGGCTGTCGATGCTGTTCCTGTAGGTCTGTAAAGGTTCCTCAATGTCTGAGGTGCTGTTCAGATCAAACTTGTTAGCTGGAAGGAGACAATGAAGAGCATATTGATGAGTATTGTCAAGTAAGAAAAAGCCATTCTGAATCAAATCTGTGTTAGGAAACAGAGATATCTTTGAATTTCTTATAACTTTCTAATTCCTAGCCAATGACTGTGAGTGTAGAAGATAAGGGACTTCTTCTGTGTTTACCTTTCTGTCTGATTCGTTTGAGGAGCCATGCAGCCAGAGACAGGCCagataatgacacagcgccccctgCTGCCAGGCCTAGGATAGTGGGGTTCAATGGAGGCTCAGGTGTGGCTGGAGGAAACAAGAAACAGAGGAAAACAGTCAGACAATCTGATTGGTCACATCACTGAGCCCATTTATGTAGGATATGCATTCATGATGCattcataaagcctttataacCTCTACATAAAACATACATTGTCCTGATGACCAGCAAAAAAGTTGGTCGTCTCACAGAATTTCAATTTGGTTGTGTCTCACATAATATTCAGTTTGAATGTGTCTCACAGAATATTCAGTTTGAATGTGTCTCACAAAGAGAGTAACAAAGGTTATAACATACCTGTGCAGGTAGGTGTTTCAGCGCTCCACTCCCCTGACCGTGAACACTGCATGTTTGGGGCCCCCTGGTGATCATAACCCTCATCACAGCTGAAGTTGCAGACAGAGCCCCAGGGATGTGAGGGGGCCTCACAGCTGACCTGACCCCCCAGAGGAACCACAGGAGAGGGGCACTGGACAGCTGAGAGAAGGACACAGTGGTTAGTATATTAAAATACCACAAAAGGAAACAAACAATTGTGGATGAAATAATGAAAATGATTGTCGTTGGAGAGCTCATGTGTGTGGCAGACATCCATAAGGAGATAAGAACTATAGGTAAAATGGATGCCCGCATGACTGCAACTCACTTTGGATTAAAGCGTCTGTTAAAtggtatattaatatatatatatatattgagttaccccccccccccaaccacagagttgccctcagaacagcctcatgtTGGACtctacaatgcttcccacagttggctTTCAAGTTCCACAGTTGtttcaagttgtctggatgtcctttgggtggtggaccattcttgatgaacacgggaaactgttgagcgtgaaatacccagcagcgttgcagttcttgacacattcaaaccagtgcgcctggcacatactaccataccccattcataggcacttaaatattttgtcttgcacattaaccctctgaatggcacacagatACAATCcaattgtcttaaggcttaaaaatccttatttaacctgtctcctccctttcgtctacactgattgaagttgatttaacaagtgacatcaataagtgatcatggctttcacctggattcacctggtcagtctttgtcatggaaagagcaggtgttcttaatattttgtacactcggGCTGAGTAAAACCTCTCActtcacctctttctctctatttaaacTCAGTCTATAGTGTTttagtattgtgtgtaaattgactgaGTTTAAACAGAGAAGAAGATTTGAAGTGAGAGGTTTTACTCTGCCCAAAATCTGTCCATGAAAATAAGCCCATGAAGTGAGGAATTTTAGTATGAAGGTCAATGAGATggtgtcgaatttggtcaacaacaaaatGTCATTGTTAACTTGCtacgtgaggcttatttgattgAATGGAAGTTTCATAATGGTTATGTTTATGGCCCTGGTAgtttggggctcccgagtggggcagcggtctaatgcactgcatctcattggaagaggcatcactgcagtccctggttcataTCCAGGCTGCATCTCAGTGGAAGAGGCATCATTGCAGTCCCTGGTTtgtatccaggctgcatcacatctggctgtaaTTGGGAATCCCATTGGgccgacacacaattggcccagcgttgtctgcggtaggccgtcattgtaaataagaaattgttcttatctgacatgccaagttaaataaatacatgttgTTTTTATGAGTGGACGCACGTGGCATTTcagcaactttgagaaaaatGACTTAATATCGGACATGTTTTTCCATTGTTAGAGTGGTCATGTTAGAGTGGTCTTGTTAATTAAGAGTTTAAAAACTCTTGTCAATATAGACAATGGTTAAAATCAGATCTATTTTAAAGATGCAAAAAAAGTTTGTCCTCACCTTCACAGTGTGGTATCTCCTCACTCCACTCAGCAGCTGATGTGCAGGTCAGCGTGATCGCCCCCTTGAGGAGATAACCCTCAGAGCAGCTAAAGTTACAGCTGCTTCCATAGGTGAAGTCTTCTCCACAGCTGATAGCGCCATCCTGTGGCTGCTGGAGGGTAGGGCAGCTTACAGCTGCAAGacagagtggtgcagtggtcagtCTGTGTCCAGAGACAATTCTACCGTCATACAATTCCAAAACTCTttttatcctcctagatatttcTGAATGGAAAATGTCCTGTGTCATTCATATATTTATAGCAACTACAGTTGATGTAACATGTTATGGGGGCTACGTTTACAGATATCCAGAACCTGTACACACCGATACACTGCGACTGTGAGTCGTTCCACTGTCCCGAGGCTCCACACTGCAGGGTAGCAGAGCTGGAGGCCAGCCTCTCATAGCCCTCCTCACAGGTAAAGGTACAGGTGGACAGGTAGCTGAAGGAGCCCAGGGGATGGGAGCAGGCCATGGAACCCTTCCCAGGTTCATACAGCTCACTGCATAAGACCACTGGGGAGGAGAGGGCAGATCGCAATACATGACTAAATGTGTCTTTGCTGTCACAGActctataatggcacagatagcCCCCCTCCtgactcagcctccagtatttatgctgcagtagtttatgtgtcgggggggtaGGGTcaatctgttatatctggagtagttctcctgtcttatctggtgtcctttTTGAATTttagtatgctctctctaatactctttctttctttctttctttctttctttctttctttctttctttctcagaggatctgagccctaggaacatgcctcaggactacctggcctgatgactccttgctgtccccagtccacctggccgtgctgctgctccagtttcaactgttccgcCTGcgtctatggaaccctgacctgttcaccggacgcgctacctgtcccagacctgctgttttcaactttctagagacagcaggagcggtggagaacctctgaatgatcggctatgaaaagccaactgtcatttactcctgaggtgctgacctgttgaacCCTTGATAacctctgtaattattattatttgaccctgctggtcatctatgaacatttgaacatcttggccatgttctgttataatctccacccagcacagccagacgaggactggccacccctcatagcctggttcctctctaggtttcttcctaggttctggcctttctaggcagtttttcctagccaccgtgcttctacacctgcattgcttgctgtttggggtttatggctgggtttctgtacagcactttgagacatcagctgatgtaagaagggctttataaatacatttgattgatatacAGAGATGAGTCCTCAATCTGTTTCTATGGTCTGTTGTTCACACGCATAtatgccctctcattggctagaatggtcccacctgttCTCGCCATCTCCTGCCTGACTTCCGTCTTTGAGGACATGTTTTTTCATTGTTAGAGTGGTCAGAAGTCTATCTTGTCAATAAATACATTGGTTTAAATTGATTTAAAACTCTTGTCAATATAGACAATGGTTTAAATCAGGTCTATTTTAAAGATGCAAAAAAGTTTGTCCTTACCTTCACAGTGTGGTATCTCCTCACTCCACTCAGCAGCTGATGTGCAGGTCAGCGTGATCGCCCCCTTGAGGAGATAACCCTCAGAGCAGCTAAAGTTACAGCTGCTTCCATAGGTGAAGTCTTCTCCACAGCTGATAGCGCCATCCTGTGGCTGCTGGAGGGTAGGGCAGCTTACAGCTGCAAGacagagtggtgcagtggtcagtCTGTGTCCAGAGACAATTCTACCGTCATACAATTCCAAAACTCTttttatcctcctagatatttcTGAATGGAAAATGTCCTGTGTCATTCATATATTTATAGCAACTACAGTTGATGTAACATGTTATGGGGGCTACGTTTACAGATATCCAGAACCTGTACACACCAATACACTGCGACTGTGAGTCGTTCCACTGTCCCGAGGCTCCACACTGCAGGGTAGCAGAGCTGGAGGCCAGCCTCTCATAGCCCTCCTCACAGGTAAAGGTACAGGTGGACAGGTAGCTGAAGGAGCCCAGGGGATGGGAGCAGGCCATGGAACCCTTCCCAGGTTCATACAGCTCACTGCATAAGACCACTGGGGAGGAGAGGGCAGATCGCAATACATGACTAAATGTGTCTTTGCTGTCACAGActctataatggcacagatagcCCCCCTCCtgactcagcctccagtatttatgctgcagtagtttatgtgtcgggggggtaGGGTcaatctgttatatctggagtagttctcctgtcttatctggtgtcctttTTGAATTttagtatgctctctctaatactctttctttctttctttctttctttctttctttctttctttctcagaggatctgagccctaggaacatgcctcaggactacctggcctgatgactccttgctgtccccagtccacctggccgtgctgctgctccagtttcaactgttccgcCTGcgtctatggaaccctgacctgttcaccggacgcgctacctgtcccagacctgctgttttcaactctctagagacagcaggagcggtggagaacctctgaatgatcggctatgaaaagccaactgtcatttactcctgaggtgctgacctgttgaacCCTTGATAacctctgtaattattattatttgaccctgctggtcatctatgaacatttgaacatcttggccatgttctgttataatctccacccagcacagccagacgaggactggccacccctcatagcctggttcctctctaggtttcttcctaggttctggcctttctaggcagtttttcctagccaccgtgcttctacacctgcattgcttgctgtttggggtttatggctgggtttctgtacagcactttgagacatcagctgatgtaagaagggctttataaatacatttgattgatatacAGAGATGAGTCCTCAATCTGTTTCTATGGTCTGTTGTTCACACGCATAtatgccctctcattggctagaatggtcccacctgttCTCGCCATCTCCTGCCTGACTTCCGTCTTTGAGGACATGTTTTTTCATTGTTAGAGTGGTCAGAAGTCTATCTTGTCAATAAATACATTGGTTTAAATTGATTTAAAACTCTTGTCAATATAGACAATGGTTAAAATCAGATCTATTTTAAAGATGCAAAAAAGTTTGTCCTCACCTTCACAGTGTGGTATCTCCTCACTCCACTCAGCAGCTGATGTGCAGGTCAGCGTGATCGCCCCCTTGAGGAGATAACCCTCAGAGCAGCTAAAGTTACAGCTGCTTCCATAGGTGAAGTCTTCTCCACAGCTGATAGCGCCATCCTGTGGCTGCTGGAGGGTAGGGCAGCTTACAGCTGCAAGacagagtggtgcagtggtcagtCTGTGTCCAGAAACAATTCTACTGTCATACAATTACAAAACTCTATTTGTCCTTCTAGATATTTCTGAATGGAAAATGTCCTGTGTCATTCATATATTTATAGCAACTACAGTTGATGTAACATGTTATGGGGGCTACGTTTACAGATATCCAGAACCTGTACACACCAATACACTGCGGCTGTGAGTCGTTCCACTGTCCCGAGGCTCCACACTGCAGGGTAGTAGAGCTGGAGGCCAGCCTCTCATAGCCCTCCTCACAGGTAAAGGTACAGGTGGACAGGTAGCTGAAGGAGCCCAGGGGATGGGAGCAGGCCATGGAACCCTTCCCAGGTTCATACAGCTCACTGCATAAGACCACTGGGGAGGAGAGGGCAGATCGTAATAACTGACTAAATGTGCCACCATGAAGACATTACTCAagatacacaacaactgaaatgcAGGAGGTCTAAGCTgtcatactggtataaagacccATAGTGAGACACTGAAGTAATTCAAAGAAAGTACAAATCAAAGGGTTATCAAATTGTAGctgtttttattctctatttagtCCTTCCAGAACACCTTATTTACAAGGTTTATAAGAGGATATACTTACATTCACAGGTGGGAGGCTGTTCTGACCATGATTCTGAGGCTGTGCATCTCACAGGCCCGGAGCTGCTCAGCCGGTACCCCTCTTCACAGGAATACTGACACGTCGAGTCAAAGGAGAAATTCCCATTGGGGTGAGAGCAACTGACACTGGCATTAGCAGGGACAGTGACCCCCTCCATCTTACATTCAACAACTGCCAACAAAGGAAAACAGGCAAAGAGTTACAATTAAGAGAACATTGAATGTGATAACAGTTGGCTTCATACTGCCTGTATTAGATATTTGGACTATATCATCCTGGGCTTGCTTACCGTGTTCACACTGCTCTCCGTAGAAGCCCTCAGAGCATTTACAGTGGTGGCTGTTGATGGTCTCCACACACTCTCCATGGTAACATGAGTCGCTCTGACACGAGGCTGTGAAGCACAGAGCCGTCTTCTTCTTCATACACGACTCGTCGTTCCACTTCCCtgtgtccttctctctcttgATGTACATCTCCACACAGTCCTCGTTGTTCCCCCCGTTGTTGGGTTCCCTGTCTGCCCAGTTCTCTGCCTCTTTAGTCAGGGTCTTATTGGTCCCCACCCAGGTCCACACGTCGTCCACCTTACGGATCCCTATCCAGTAATAGTTGGTCTGCCTGGGCAGGATGCTGTTAAGGTGGGAGATCTCTCCACGGTTCTGGATGGCCACCATGTCAGTGTAGTGCTCCGTGCACCACTTTCTAGCAGTGTCCCAGTTCATGGTTTTGTTGGAGTGATGGTAGGACCAGCCCTCTACTCTAGTGCACATGGTGACAACTGAGAAATGACAAAAAGGTCAATATtgacatacagtacatgaatGAGTTTACATGAGTGGGATTTTAG is a genomic window of Oncorhynchus nerka isolate Pitt River linkage group LG24, Oner_Uvic_2.0, whole genome shotgun sequence containing:
- the LOC115126898 gene encoding E-selectin-like isoform X1, which encodes MDFCSASQQTRSLSSWITLFLLYSIVTMCTRVEGWSYHHSNKTMNWDTARKWCTEHYTDMVAIQNRGEISHLNSILPRQTNYYWIGIRKVDDVWTWVGTNKTLTKEAENWADREPNNGGNNEDCVEMYIKREKDTGKWNDESCMKKKTALCFTASCQSDSCYHGECVETINSHHCKCSEGFYGEQCEHVVECKMEGVTVPANASVSCSHPNGNFSFDSTCQYSCEEGYRLSSSGPVRCTASESWSEQPPTCELVLCSELYEPGKGSMACSHPLGSFSYLSTCTFTCEEGYERLASSSTTLQCGASGQWNDSQPQCIAVSCPTLQQPQDGAISCGEDFTYGSSCNFSCSEGYLLKGAITLTCTSAAEWSEEIPHCEVVLCSELYEPGKGSMACSHPLGSFSYLSTCTFTCEEGYERLASSSATLQCGASGQWNDSQSQCIAVSCPTLQQPQDGAISCGEDFTYGSSCNFSCSEGYLLKGAITLTCTSAAEWSEEIPHCEVVLCSELYEPGKGSMACSHPLGSFSYLSTCTFTCEEGYERLASSSATLQCGASGQWNDSQSQCIAVSCPTLQQPQDGAISCGEDFTYGSSCNFSCSEGYLLKGAITLTCTSAAEWSEEIPHCEAVQCPSPVVPLGGQVSCEAPSHPWGSVCNFSCDEGYDHQGAPNMQCSRSGEWSAETPTCTATPEPPLNPTILGLAAGGAVSLSGLSLAAWLLKRIRQKANKFDLNSTSDIEEPLQTYRNSIDSLI
- the LOC115126898 gene encoding E-selectin-like isoform X2; translation: MDFCSASQQTRSLSSWITLFLLYSIVTMCTRVEGWSYHHSNKTMNWDTARKWCTEHYTDMVAIQNRGEISHLNSILPRQTNYYWIGIRKVDDVWTWVGTNKTLTKEAENWADREPNNGGNNEDCVEMYIKREKDTGKWNDESCMKKKTALCFTASCQSDSCYHGECVETINSHHCKCSEGFYGEQCEHVVECKMEGVTVPANASVSCSHPNGNFSFDSTCQYSCEEGYRLSSSGPVRCTASESWSEQPPTCELVLCSELYEPGKGSMACSHPLGSFSYLSTCTFTCEEGYERLASSSTTLQCGASGQWNDSQPQCIAVSCPTLQQPQDGAISCGEDFTYGSSCNFSCSEGYLLKGAITLTCTSAAEWSEEIPHCEVVLCSELYEPGKGSMACSHPLGSFSYLSTCTFTCEEGYERLASSSATLQCGASGQWNDSQSQCIAVSCPTLQQPQDGAISCGEDFTYGSSCNFSCSEGYLLKGAITLTCTSAAEWSEEIPHCEAVQCPSPVVPLGGQVSCEAPSHPWGSVCNFSCDEGYDHQGAPNMQCSRSGEWSAETPTCTATPEPPLNPTILGLAAGGAVSLSGLSLAAWLLKRIRQKANKFDLNSTSDIEEPLQTYRNSIDSLI